Proteins found in one Candidatus Delongbacteria bacterium genomic segment:
- the truB gene encoding tRNA pseudouridine(55) synthase TruB: MDSGQNSGPALLDRQATPTPGILAAGCILLLDKPVGPTSFAMVAMLRRLSGIRRIGHAGTLDPFASGLLILLTAAATRWQDTVMGADKRYWMRLRLGAESDSHDRTGKLHDGPGGPLPSLAEIEAALPEFRGELEQIPPMHSAVSIDGKRLYRLAHKGLVVERPPRHVVAHELTLLGWDPPFLELDLHCGKGFYVRSLARDLGRRLGCGALVEELRRTRIGGYEVARAWSVEELEERLKHFRKRPGEDLHAG; the protein is encoded by the coding sequence ATGGACTCCGGGCAGAACAGCGGTCCGGCGCTGCTGGACCGCCAGGCGACACCCACGCCGGGGATCCTGGCCGCCGGCTGCATTCTTCTGCTGGACAAACCGGTGGGCCCCACTTCCTTCGCCATGGTCGCCATGCTGCGCCGCCTGAGCGGCATCCGCCGCATCGGCCACGCCGGCACCCTGGATCCCTTCGCCAGCGGCCTGCTGATCCTGCTCACCGCCGCGGCCACGCGCTGGCAGGACACGGTGATGGGCGCCGACAAGCGCTACTGGATGCGCCTGCGGCTGGGGGCCGAGAGCGACAGCCACGACCGGACGGGCAAACTGCACGACGGTCCCGGCGGCCCGCTGCCGAGCCTGGCGGAGATCGAGGCCGCGCTGCCGGAGTTCCGCGGCGAACTGGAGCAGATTCCCCCCATGCACTCGGCCGTCTCCATCGACGGTAAGCGGCTCTACCGGCTGGCCCACAAGGGCCTGGTGGTGGAGCGTCCCCCGCGCCACGTGGTGGCCCACGAGCTGACCCTGCTGGGCTGGGATCCACCGTTCCTGGAACTGGACCTGCACTGCGGCAAGGGCTTCTACGTGCGCAGCCTGGCCCGCGACCTGGGCCGGCGGCTGGGCTGCGGCGCCCTGGTGGAGGAGCTGCGGCGCACGCGCATCGGCGGCTACGAAGTCGCCCGCGCCTGGAGCGTGGAGGAGCTGGAGGAGCGGCTGAAGCACTTCCGCAAGCGGCCCGGGGAGGACCTCCATGCGGGTTGA
- the rbfA gene encoding 30S ribosome-binding factor RbfA, with product MASEKRQQRVAEQIRKELGTILQREHSELASQVTVGEVRLSPDLSHANVFVSLMGDEARREVLLKELMHRNKEIRRSLAGRMRLRAVPLVRFLLDLSLDRAERLESLLEQIQAERAPDPAADDAAPDGTASAALPAAEAPPGT from the coding sequence ATGGCCAGTGAGAAGCGCCAACAGCGGGTGGCCGAGCAGATCCGCAAGGAGCTGGGGACCATCCTGCAACGCGAGCACAGCGAACTGGCCAGCCAGGTCACCGTGGGCGAGGTGCGCCTCTCGCCGGATCTCTCCCACGCCAACGTCTTCGTCAGCCTGATGGGCGACGAGGCGCGGCGCGAGGTCCTGCTCAAGGAGCTGATGCACCGCAACAAGGAGATCCGCCGCTCGCTGGCCGGCCGCATGCGCCTGCGGGCCGTGCCGCTGGTGCGCTTCCTGCTGGATCTCTCGCTGGACCGCGCCGAGCGGCTGGAGTCGCTGCTGGAGCAGATCCAGGCCGAGCGCGCTCCCGATCCGGCCGCGGACGACGCGGCTCCGGACGGCACGGCGAGCGCGGCCCTGCCGGCGGCGGAGGCTCCGCCGGGTACGTGA
- the rpsO gene encoding 30S ribosomal protein S15: protein MMEKNRVKELAAKFGKNEQDTGAAGVQVALLTERIKELTEHVKAHPKDHHTRRGLLMLVGKRRRLQLYLERVDLAGYRSLIQELGLRR from the coding sequence ATGATGGAAAAGAACCGCGTCAAGGAACTGGCCGCCAAGTTCGGCAAGAACGAGCAGGACACGGGCGCCGCGGGCGTGCAGGTGGCCCTGCTCACCGAGCGGATCAAGGAACTGACCGAGCACGTCAAGGCCCACCCCAAGGATCACCACACCCGTCGCGGTCTGCTGATGCTGGTGGGCAAGCGTCGCCGCCTCCAGCTCTATCTGGAGCGCGTGGACCTGGCCGGCTACCGCAGCCTGATCCAGGAACTCGGACTGCGCCGCTAG
- the dut gene encoding dUTP diphosphatase, with the protein MIRVLVECLPHAEGLPLPAYQTAGSAALDLHAALVEDLLLPPGATRLLPTGLKVAVPAGFELQIRPRSGLALKHRLAVLNSPGTIDSDYRGEVQVILSNFGAEPFTVTRGMRICQAVLARVERLEWEPVERVPDTERGAGGFGHTGV; encoded by the coding sequence ATGATCCGCGTCCTGGTGGAATGCCTGCCCCACGCCGAGGGCCTGCCCCTGCCGGCCTACCAGACGGCGGGCAGCGCGGCCCTCGACTTGCACGCAGCGCTGGTGGAGGACCTGCTGCTGCCGCCCGGCGCCACGCGCCTGCTGCCCACGGGCCTCAAGGTGGCCGTGCCCGCGGGTTTCGAGCTGCAGATCCGCCCGCGCTCGGGTCTGGCCCTCAAGCACCGGCTGGCCGTGCTCAACAGCCCGGGCACCATCGACAGCGACTACCGCGGCGAGGTGCAGGTGATCCTGAGCAACTTCGGCGCCGAGCCCTTCACCGTCACGCGCGGGATGCGGATCTGCCAGGCCGTGCTGGCCCGCGTGGAGCGCCTGGAGTGGGAGCCCGTCGAGCGCGTGCCCGACACGGAGCGTGGCGCCGGCGGATTCGGGCACACGGGTGTCTGA
- the infB gene encoding translation initiation factor IF-2, which yields MAAKKHKLIHLAKELQLTVSHVSDYLVKEGFEAPASPNAILSEEMFTSLLSKYAPQRYKEYLAEQAPRKPEPGGDRAEFRREAMEDLMRASEPEAVESGESDKVRSDTVERLRSLKVIEPAPSAPEEAPAPVAAPVEVPEAPAAPTPAAIEPAPAPAPAPPEEPAPAPTPTPEPVASNEPAAAAPAPAVAPEEALIPETAAPEPLVAAPAEPAAGEAVPAPAAEAAPLEGAELPADAALAERLTTTGAGRRIVEHEDSGGEKIGLPVFRPGRVLGMHVDNEPARKRTAKPTKTETAAAARPAAGAGAGPAAGSAPGAPRAAGEAQPGFRERDPSKAAAATPGADARKRSGKKTKTEELRLQKLEKAKNEPTDLAGGRKRKKSKKVKISEDEIRAAVKETTKAMEGGKKRRKHRKVRGVGELNEETNVLRVTEFITTNELSELLEVPVSDLIKKAFMMGTMVTINQRLERALIEILCGDYDFDVEFLSEFEEEEEDAIEEEDEGVPIPRHPVVTVMGHVDHGKTSVLDYIRKANVVAGEAGGITQHIGAYEVNWKGQLITFLDTPGHHSFTAMRARGAQVTDIVVLVVAADDRVQEQTREAIDHALAAKVPIIVAVNKIDKPNADVQKIRKELALYNILVEDWGGQYQCVDISAKQGTGMDRLLDEILTRAEVLELVAVAEGPAKAVVIDSKLDKGRGAIATVLVERGTLNKGDIVVAGTASGRVRLMLDERGNARDTAPPASPVQILGLDSVPQAGDSLLVYSSERDARAVALKRQQIQREQSQQRISSFTLSSLSQQIARGEVRDLPVIIKGDVDGSIGAIADELMKMQNQEVRVNVISRSVGNITESDVLLAKASGAIIIGFHVSPTPNARELAQRERVDVRLYKVIYEVVEEIHAALEGMLAPDVEEEILGTAEVRQVFRIVKKAIAGCMVVSGKIERGAKARLVRDNTVVHEGDMSSLKRFKDDVREVATGFECGIQLAGFNDLREGDLIQVFSLREVVRRLDMAEETPKGR from the coding sequence GTGGCTGCCAAGAAGCATAAGCTGATTCACCTGGCGAAAGAGCTGCAATTGACGGTGTCGCACGTGAGCGACTACCTCGTCAAGGAGGGCTTTGAGGCGCCGGCCAGCCCCAATGCCATTCTCAGCGAGGAGATGTTCACCTCTCTCCTGTCGAAGTACGCGCCGCAGCGCTACAAGGAATACCTGGCCGAGCAGGCTCCGCGCAAGCCCGAGCCGGGCGGCGACCGGGCGGAGTTCCGCCGGGAGGCGATGGAGGACCTGATGCGGGCCTCCGAGCCGGAGGCCGTGGAGTCCGGCGAATCGGACAAGGTGCGCTCCGACACCGTGGAGCGGCTGCGCTCGCTGAAGGTGATCGAGCCCGCGCCCAGCGCGCCGGAAGAGGCCCCCGCGCCCGTCGCGGCGCCCGTGGAGGTTCCGGAGGCGCCGGCCGCGCCGACTCCCGCGGCGATCGAGCCCGCGCCCGCGCCGGCTCCGGCTCCGCCGGAAGAGCCCGCCCCGGCGCCCACCCCCACGCCCGAACCCGTGGCCTCCAACGAGCCCGCGGCGGCTGCGCCCGCGCCCGCGGTCGCGCCGGAGGAAGCGCTGATTCCCGAGACGGCGGCTCCCGAGCCGCTCGTCGCTGCGCCCGCCGAGCCCGCCGCCGGCGAGGCCGTGCCGGCCCCGGCCGCCGAGGCGGCCCCGCTGGAGGGTGCCGAGCTGCCCGCCGACGCCGCGCTGGCTGAACGACTGACCACCACCGGCGCGGGCCGCCGCATCGTGGAGCACGAGGATTCCGGGGGCGAGAAGATCGGCCTGCCCGTCTTCCGGCCCGGCCGCGTGCTGGGCATGCACGTGGACAACGAGCCGGCGCGCAAGCGCACGGCCAAGCCCACCAAGACCGAGACCGCGGCCGCGGCCCGTCCCGCCGCCGGCGCCGGCGCCGGTCCCGCTGCCGGATCCGCGCCGGGTGCGCCCCGCGCGGCCGGCGAGGCCCAGCCGGGCTTCCGCGAGCGCGATCCCTCCAAGGCCGCCGCGGCCACGCCGGGCGCGGACGCGCGCAAACGCAGCGGCAAGAAGACCAAGACCGAAGAGCTGCGGCTGCAGAAGCTGGAGAAGGCCAAGAACGAGCCCACGGATCTGGCCGGCGGTCGCAAGCGCAAGAAGAGCAAGAAGGTCAAGATCAGCGAAGACGAGATTCGCGCCGCGGTGAAGGAAACCACCAAGGCCATGGAGGGCGGCAAGAAGCGCCGCAAGCATCGCAAGGTGCGCGGGGTGGGCGAGCTCAACGAGGAGACCAACGTCCTGCGCGTGACGGAGTTCATCACCACCAACGAGCTCTCCGAGCTGCTCGAGGTGCCGGTGAGCGACCTGATCAAGAAGGCCTTCATGATGGGGACCATGGTCACCATCAACCAGCGGCTGGAGCGCGCGCTGATCGAGATCCTCTGCGGTGACTACGACTTCGACGTGGAGTTCCTCTCCGAATTCGAGGAGGAGGAGGAGGACGCCATCGAGGAAGAGGACGAGGGCGTGCCGATTCCCCGCCATCCGGTGGTGACCGTGATGGGCCACGTGGACCACGGCAAGACCTCGGTGCTGGACTACATCCGCAAGGCCAACGTGGTGGCCGGCGAGGCGGGCGGCATCACCCAGCACATCGGCGCCTACGAGGTGAACTGGAAGGGCCAGCTCATCACCTTCCTGGACACGCCGGGCCATCATTCCTTCACGGCCATGCGCGCCCGCGGCGCCCAGGTGACGGACATCGTGGTGCTGGTGGTGGCGGCGGACGACCGCGTGCAGGAGCAGACCCGGGAAGCCATCGACCACGCTCTGGCGGCCAAGGTGCCGATCATCGTGGCCGTCAACAAGATCGACAAGCCCAACGCCGACGTGCAGAAGATCCGCAAGGAATTGGCGCTCTACAACATCCTGGTGGAGGATTGGGGCGGCCAGTACCAGTGCGTGGACATCAGCGCCAAGCAGGGCACGGGCATGGACCGCCTGCTGGACGAGATCCTGACCCGCGCCGAGGTGCTGGAGCTGGTGGCCGTGGCGGAAGGTCCGGCCAAGGCCGTGGTGATCGACTCCAAGCTCGACAAGGGCCGGGGCGCCATCGCCACCGTGCTGGTGGAGCGCGGCACCCTGAACAAGGGCGACATCGTGGTGGCGGGCACGGCCTCGGGCCGCGTGCGCCTGATGCTGGACGAGCGCGGCAACGCGCGCGACACGGCCCCGCCGGCGTCGCCCGTGCAGATCCTGGGCCTGGACAGCGTGCCCCAGGCCGGCGACAGCCTGCTGGTCTATAGTTCGGAGCGCGACGCCCGCGCTGTGGCGCTGAAGCGGCAGCAGATCCAGCGCGAGCAGAGCCAGCAGCGCATCAGCTCGTTCACGCTCTCCAGCCTCTCCCAGCAGATCGCGCGCGGCGAGGTGCGGGACCTGCCCGTCATCATCAAGGGCGACGTGGACGGCTCCATCGGGGCCATCGCCGACGAATTGATGAAGATGCAGAACCAGGAAGTCCGCGTGAACGTGATCAGCCGCAGCGTGGGCAACATCACCGAGAGCGACGTGCTGCTGGCCAAGGCCTCCGGCGCGATCATCATCGGCTTCCACGTCTCGCCCACGCCCAACGCGCGGGAACTGGCCCAGCGCGAGCGCGTGGACGTGCGGCTCTACAAGGTCATCTACGAGGTGGTGGAGGAGATCCACGCCGCGCTGGAGGGCATGCTGGCCCCCGACGTGGAGGAGGAGATCCTGGGCACGGCCGAGGTGCGGCAGGTCTTCCGCATCGTCAAGAAGGCCATCGCCGGTTGCATGGTGGTTTCGGGCAAGATCGAGCGCGGGGCCAAGGCCCGGCTGGTGCGCGACAACACCGTGGTCCACGAGGGCGACATGTCCAGCCTCAAGCGCTTCAAGGACGACGTCCGCGAAGTGGCCACGGGCTTCGAGTGCGGCATCCAGCTGGCCGGGTTCAACGACCTGCGCGAGGGCGACCTGATCCAGGTCTTCTCACTGCGCGAGGTGGTGCGGCGCCTGGACATGGCGGAAGAAACGCCCAAGGGACGCTGA
- the ribF gene encoding riboflavin biosynthesis protein RibF, whose product MRVERGLLHELHAEPESVLTLGSFDGLHLAHQALIRRVVERAAAEGLQASLLTFEPHPREVLTHGRLPVARLLNPAHKLELLEQLGLERVILLRFTSELAGWDAGRFLREGLLERVGMRALVVGHNHAFGHDRGGNRLTLGLAARELGFGLEVVEPVLVDDEPVSSTRVRRALLEGQPELAARLLGRPFRICGRVVGGEGRGRLLGIPTANLEPEEGMLQPAEGVYAVRVELADGRVRGGMMNLGARPTFDESGRRPEIHLFDLAESLYGQALRVDLLTFVRDTMRFNSGEQLATQLQEDRTRIQEWLVARGLAG is encoded by the coding sequence ATGCGGGTTGAGCGCGGTCTGCTGCACGAGCTGCACGCCGAGCCGGAGAGCGTGCTCACGCTGGGCTCCTTCGACGGCCTGCACCTGGCGCACCAGGCGCTGATCCGCCGGGTGGTGGAGCGCGCCGCGGCGGAAGGCCTGCAAGCCAGCCTGCTGACCTTCGAGCCGCATCCGCGCGAAGTCCTGACCCACGGCCGACTGCCCGTGGCCCGGCTGCTGAACCCGGCGCACAAGCTCGAACTGCTGGAGCAATTGGGTCTGGAGCGCGTGATCCTGCTGCGCTTCACGTCGGAGCTGGCCGGCTGGGACGCCGGGCGCTTTTTGCGCGAAGGCCTGCTGGAGCGGGTGGGCATGCGCGCCTTGGTGGTGGGGCACAACCACGCCTTCGGCCACGACCGGGGCGGCAATCGCCTGACCCTGGGCCTTGCGGCGCGCGAGTTGGGCTTCGGCCTGGAAGTGGTGGAGCCCGTCTTGGTGGACGACGAGCCCGTCAGTTCCACCCGGGTGCGGCGGGCGCTGCTGGAGGGCCAGCCCGAACTGGCCGCGCGCCTGCTGGGGCGCCCCTTCCGGATCTGCGGGCGGGTGGTGGGCGGCGAGGGCCGCGGCCGGTTGCTGGGGATCCCCACGGCCAACCTGGAGCCGGAGGAGGGCATGCTGCAGCCGGCGGAGGGCGTGTACGCGGTGCGCGTGGAGCTGGCGGACGGCCGCGTCCGGGGCGGCATGATGAACTTGGGAGCGCGTCCCACCTTCGACGAGAGCGGGCGGCGGCCCGAAATCCATCTGTTTGACCTGGCGGAAAGCCTCTATGGTCAGGCCCTTAGGGTTGATCTGCTGACCTTTGTTCGCGATACTATGCGGTTCAATTCCGGGGAGCAGCTGGCGACGCAGCTGCAGGAAGACCGCACACGCATTCAGGAATGGCTGGTGGCCCGCGGGCTCGCCGGCTGA
- a CDS encoding polyribonucleotide nucleotidyltransferase: MMIERSLDLDGRTLTLQMGKVARQAQGSVWIRWEDTVVLAATCAETKPRLGQDFFPLQVEYREKLYAAGRFPGGFFKREARPAESEILNARMIDRPLRPLFEEGFSNETQIICNVFSYDRSCDPGPLACCAASLALCASPIPFKRLVASVMVGRVNGEPVVNPSLEQIELSDVVMVVAATKESITMVEGEAGEISEQEMLDLIRFAHERILRIIALQQEMLDALGTVEKWAVSVPAVNETLKAELEATSLAEMTRLCAIADKTERNAAYDALKAALLAPFQQAAEGGGEAEKAALAEATGLVGGVLHDQMGVVMRQAIVEQGRRLDGRGTTEIRPITCEVDVLPRTHGSALFTRGQTQSLGAITLGTGQDAQRMDGIWGEKSRNFMLHYNFPPFSVGEVRRIGSTGRREIGHGNLAERALKGQVLRENFPYTIRIVSEILESNGSSSMASVCSGTMAMMAAGVPMKKPVAGIAMGLVLENGKVAVLSDILGDEDHLGDMDFKVCGTRDGVTAFQMDIKIDGLSFEIMERALLQAKEGRLHILGKMAECIETSREELSPFAPRLEAVMVPVDKIGMIIGPGGKMVREIQESTKTKIDIADDGTITIASENGDNLKRAVNWIRDMVAEAEVGKVYNGKIVSIVEFGAFVEIMPGKEGLLHISEIDWARTERVEDVLKVGDKIDVLLQSAENNKMSLSRRALLPKPEGYVERPRAPRPEGDRGRGGFGGGDRGGRGGGDRGGRGGSGGGGGRRF; this comes from the coding sequence ATGATGATCGAACGGTCCCTGGACCTGGATGGACGGACCCTGACGCTGCAAATGGGCAAGGTGGCCCGGCAGGCGCAGGGCTCGGTGTGGATCCGCTGGGAGGACACGGTGGTGCTGGCCGCCACCTGCGCCGAGACCAAGCCGCGCCTGGGGCAGGACTTCTTCCCCCTGCAAGTGGAATACCGCGAGAAGCTCTACGCGGCCGGCCGCTTTCCCGGCGGCTTCTTCAAGCGCGAGGCGCGACCCGCGGAGAGTGAGATCCTCAACGCCCGGATGATCGACCGCCCCCTGCGGCCCCTCTTCGAAGAAGGCTTCTCGAACGAGACGCAGATCATCTGCAACGTGTTCAGCTACGACCGCAGCTGCGACCCGGGCCCCCTGGCCTGCTGCGCCGCCAGCCTGGCGCTCTGCGCCAGCCCCATCCCGTTCAAGCGCCTGGTGGCTTCGGTGATGGTCGGCCGGGTGAACGGCGAGCCGGTGGTGAACCCCAGCCTCGAGCAGATCGAGCTGAGCGATGTGGTGATGGTGGTGGCCGCCACCAAGGAATCCATCACCATGGTGGAAGGCGAGGCCGGCGAGATCAGCGAGCAGGAGATGCTGGACCTGATCCGCTTCGCCCACGAGCGCATCCTGCGGATCATCGCCCTCCAGCAGGAGATGCTGGACGCCCTGGGCACCGTGGAGAAGTGGGCCGTGAGCGTGCCCGCCGTCAACGAGACCCTGAAGGCCGAGCTGGAGGCCACGTCCCTGGCCGAGATGACGCGCCTCTGCGCCATCGCCGACAAGACCGAACGCAACGCGGCCTACGACGCGCTGAAGGCCGCGCTGCTGGCGCCTTTCCAGCAGGCCGCCGAGGGCGGGGGCGAGGCCGAGAAGGCCGCCCTGGCCGAGGCCACGGGCCTGGTGGGCGGCGTGCTGCACGACCAGATGGGCGTGGTGATGCGCCAGGCGATCGTCGAGCAGGGCCGCCGGCTGGACGGCCGCGGCACCACGGAGATCCGCCCGATCACCTGCGAAGTGGACGTGCTGCCCCGCACGCACGGCAGCGCGCTGTTCACCCGCGGCCAGACCCAGTCCTTGGGCGCCATCACCCTGGGCACGGGCCAGGACGCCCAGCGCATGGACGGCATCTGGGGCGAGAAGAGCCGCAATTTCATGCTGCACTACAATTTCCCGCCCTTTAGCGTGGGCGAGGTGCGCCGCATCGGCTCCACGGGCCGGCGCGAGATCGGCCACGGCAACCTGGCCGAGCGCGCCCTGAAGGGCCAGGTGCTGCGGGAGAACTTCCCCTACACCATCCGCATCGTCAGCGAGATCCTGGAATCCAACGGCTCCAGCTCCATGGCCAGCGTCTGCTCCGGCACCATGGCCATGATGGCCGCCGGCGTGCCCATGAAGAAGCCCGTCGCGGGCATCGCCATGGGCCTGGTGCTGGAGAACGGCAAGGTGGCCGTGCTCTCCGACATCCTGGGCGACGAGGACCACCTGGGCGACATGGACTTCAAGGTCTGCGGCACGCGCGACGGCGTGACGGCATTCCAGATGGACATCAAGATCGACGGGCTCTCCTTCGAGATCATGGAGCGCGCGCTGCTGCAGGCCAAGGAAGGCCGCCTGCACATTCTGGGCAAGATGGCCGAGTGCATCGAGACCAGCCGCGAGGAGCTCTCGCCCTTCGCGCCGCGCCTGGAGGCCGTGATGGTGCCGGTGGACAAAATCGGCATGATCATCGGGCCTGGCGGCAAGATGGTCCGCGAGATCCAGGAGTCCACCAAGACCAAGATCGACATCGCCGACGATGGCACGATCACCATCGCCAGCGAGAATGGCGACAACCTGAAGCGGGCCGTGAACTGGATCCGCGACATGGTGGCCGAGGCCGAGGTGGGCAAGGTTTACAACGGCAAGATCGTCTCCATCGTGGAGTTCGGCGCTTTCGTCGAGATCATGCCCGGCAAGGAAGGCCTGCTGCACATCAGCGAGATCGACTGGGCCCGCACGGAGCGCGTCGAGGACGTGCTGAAGGTGGGCGACAAGATCGACGTGCTGCTGCAGAGCGCCGAGAACAACAAGATGAGCCTGTCGCGCCGGGCCCTGCTGCCCAAGCCCGAAGGCTACGTGGAGCGTCCGCGCGCGCCGCGTCCGGAAGGCGACCGGGGCCGGGGCGGCTTCGGCGGTGGCGACCGGGGCGGCCGGGGCGGCGGCGACCGGGGTGGTCGCGGCGGCAGTGGCGGTGGCGGCGGACGGCGCTTCTAG
- a CDS encoding pitrilysin family protein — translation MQQHLTRSVLSNELVVLSELMPASPACSLGLWLRRGSAGEAGLPGGITHVLEHMVFKGTRRRSAREISMAVEGRGGQLNASTGRSNTSFYCGALNEDWELCLDLLADMLLESVFDPRELEKEQGVILDEIRQVEESPDELLYDLAFRDMYPDSAWGLPVQGTEAEVQSVDRAALQAFADECRRGGELVLAFAGDLDHDVLHTRCERLFGGLPPGRLLVPEAPLVPPGQREHRSGFGRQAHVQLGRTGPDAGHPHTPALSLLTLLLGDGMSSRLFQRMREELGLCYTVYSWQEGLGRGAAFGAYFACEAARVAEVQSVCQAEIGRLRAEGVDAAELEHALRQMRGGWLIAQEQSMNRMVQLAKGELRHGRLVPLDERLARLEAQTVASLAEAAHEWLDPEAFQISRLLPEGEEEEE, via the coding sequence ATGCAACAACACCTGACGCGCAGCGTCCTCTCCAACGAGCTGGTGGTGCTCAGCGAGCTGATGCCCGCCTCGCCGGCCTGCAGCCTGGGGCTCTGGCTGCGCCGCGGCAGCGCGGGCGAGGCCGGCCTGCCCGGCGGCATCACGCACGTGCTGGAACACATGGTCTTCAAGGGCACGCGCCGGCGCAGCGCGCGGGAGATCAGCATGGCCGTGGAGGGCCGCGGCGGCCAGCTCAACGCCTCCACGGGCCGCAGCAACACGTCCTTCTACTGCGGCGCGCTCAACGAGGACTGGGAGCTCTGCCTGGACCTGCTGGCGGACATGCTGCTGGAGTCGGTCTTCGATCCGCGCGAGTTGGAGAAGGAGCAGGGCGTCATCCTGGACGAGATCCGCCAGGTGGAGGAGAGTCCGGACGAGCTGCTCTACGACCTGGCCTTTCGCGACATGTATCCGGACAGCGCCTGGGGCCTGCCCGTGCAGGGCACGGAGGCCGAGGTGCAGTCCGTGGACCGCGCGGCGCTCCAGGCTTTCGCCGACGAGTGCCGGCGGGGCGGCGAACTGGTGCTGGCATTTGCCGGCGACCTGGACCACGACGTGCTCCACACGCGCTGCGAGCGGCTGTTCGGCGGCCTGCCCCCCGGCCGCCTGCTGGTGCCCGAGGCGCCGCTGGTCCCGCCCGGGCAGCGCGAGCACCGCTCGGGCTTCGGGCGCCAGGCCCACGTGCAGCTGGGACGGACGGGCCCGGACGCGGGGCATCCGCACACGCCCGCGCTGAGCCTTTTGACGTTGCTGCTGGGGGACGGGATGAGCAGCCGGCTCTTCCAGCGGATGCGCGAGGAGCTGGGTTTGTGTTACACGGTCTACTCCTGGCAGGAGGGCCTGGGCCGCGGCGCGGCCTTCGGGGCCTACTTCGCCTGCGAAGCCGCCCGGGTGGCCGAGGTGCAGTCCGTCTGCCAGGCGGAGATCGGGCGTCTGCGCGCCGAGGGCGTGGACGCCGCGGAGCTGGAGCACGCCCTGCGCCAGATGCGCGGCGGCTGGCTGATCGCCCAGGAACAGAGCATGAACCGGATGGTGCAGCTGGCCAAGGGCGAGTTGCGGCACGGGCGGCTGGTGCCGCTGGACGAGCGGCTGGCGCGCCTGGAAGCCCAGACCGTGGCCAGCCTGGCGGAGGCCGCCCACGAGTGGCTGGATCCGGAGGCCTTCCAGATCAGCCGCCTGCTGCCTGAAGGCGAGGAGGAGGAGGAATGA